From the genome of Eucalyptus grandis isolate ANBG69807.140 chromosome 2, ASM1654582v1, whole genome shotgun sequence, one region includes:
- the LOC108955198 gene encoding glucan endo-1,3-beta-glucosidase-like, with protein sequence MSSTSTIHVLSIVALLHYHIGITKAQLDIGVNYGMAAEQLSSPDMVVQLFKNYSIGKVRLPEPNSAVLEALENSGIDVTLGIKKEDLPSIASSAKAAETWFNNHVEPYIPLMIFQYITAGNEVVPGDLAKYVLPAMQNIQNIINSSEYTGLRVSTVVGIATLGV encoded by the coding sequence ATGTCATCAACTTCGACGATCCACGTTTTATCAATAGTAGCATTGCTGCACTACCACATCGGAATTACAAAGGCGCAGCTCGACATTGGTGTGAACTACGGAATGGCTGCGGAACAGCTCTCCTCTCCGGACATGGTGGTCCAACTTTTCAAGAATTATAGCATTGGAAAAGTGCGACTTCCCGAGCCGAACTCAGCCGTGCTCGAAGCGCTTGAGAACAGTGGAATAGACGTCACGCTAGGCATAAAAAAGGAAGACTTACCATCCATAGCATCGAGTGCTAAAGCGGCTGAGACATGGTTCAACAACCATGTGGAGCCCTACATCCCGCTAATGATTTTTCAGTATATCACAGCTGGTAATGAAGTCGTTCCCGGAGATTTGGCTAAATATGTATTACCAGCTATGcaaaatatacaaaatattataaattcatCTGAATATACTGGATTGAGGGTGTCCACAGTAGTTGGGATCGCTACCTTGGGGGTTTAG